Proteins from a genomic interval of Symmachiella macrocystis:
- a CDS encoding SMI1/KNR4 family protein encodes MQWFHRTIELLTKHFDNVRLRTPITEDEIIGLQFQRSTAAEELKYFYTQTNGLAVGLHDSVVGLIFEFEESQKLLSLISHRDGAYQLLPVRGDGCGDYDCLVIGGGIAEGAVVFYDHEVNEAPSHLLAGSFASYFQLWADYLTTKYQANGEIDQRYVAPKLEAWPWLGEPQRRHPWPFDEAWLKVNDEKAAILLEDAATRSWLNRQNDLT; translated from the coding sequence ATGCAGTGGTTTCATCGCACAATCGAACTGTTGACAAAACATTTTGACAATGTGCGTTTACGTACGCCGATCACGGAGGACGAGATTATTGGTTTACAATTCCAACGCAGTACGGCAGCGGAGGAATTAAAGTATTTTTACACCCAAACGAACGGACTCGCCGTTGGACTCCATGATAGTGTAGTCGGGCTGATTTTCGAATTTGAAGAATCCCAGAAATTACTCTCTCTGATTTCACATAGGGATGGTGCGTATCAGCTACTGCCGGTTCGGGGCGACGGATGCGGTGATTACGACTGCTTAGTGATTGGGGGAGGCATCGCTGAGGGGGCTGTCGTTTTCTATGATCATGAAGTCAATGAAGCTCCCTCGCATTTGTTAGCGGGCTCGTTCGCATCCTACTTTCAGTTGTGGGCCGATTATCTCACCACGAAATATCAAGCTAATGGAGAAATTGACCAACGGTATGTCGCTCCTAAGCTTGAAGCATGGCCTTGGCTGGGAGAACCTCAGCGGAGGCATCCTTGGCCATTTGATGAGGCGTGGCTCAAGGTGAATGATGAAAAAGCGGCAATACTTCTCGAAGACGCTGCCACACGGTCCTGGCTGAACAGACAGAATGATTTGACGTGA
- a CDS encoding amidohydrolase family protein — MNQRQTYRARWVFPGDGPPLERGVIEIEAGRIAAVHDRTDSAAQDLGDVAIVPGLVNAHTHLEFSDLTQPIGPALPFTDWIRVLVANRRSRDASTSAVATGKREAERTGTTLLGEIASPGWKAAEFFPPAARVVVFQEILGLAAAQHDPQLTLAREHLQQPQQDRLIYGLSPHAPYSVRPALYAALVQLAVEHQCPLAVHLAETRAELELLSSGSGEFVEMLREFGVWDPTAIPTGSRPMDYLRPLADAEYALAIHGNYLDEEEIAFLAEHPNITVVYCPRTHAYFAHEPHPWRRLLQAGVSVAIGTDSRGSNPDLNLWRELQFLRRTFPDVDPAELLTLGTNNGARALGLDGEIGTLRPGKSADMAVVALNGAAGELFAPETEITATMCAGDWIAR; from the coding sequence ATGAATCAGCGACAGACATATCGCGCGCGGTGGGTGTTTCCCGGGGACGGGCCGCCGCTGGAGCGTGGAGTGATTGAAATCGAGGCGGGGCGAATTGCCGCTGTGCATGACCGCACCGACAGCGCAGCGCAAGACCTGGGTGATGTGGCGATCGTGCCGGGGTTGGTCAATGCGCATACGCATTTGGAGTTCAGCGACCTGACGCAGCCGATTGGGCCGGCATTGCCCTTTACGGATTGGATTCGCGTTTTGGTCGCCAATCGGCGCAGCCGCGATGCGTCGACAAGTGCCGTTGCCACAGGCAAGCGTGAAGCGGAACGAACCGGCACGACCCTGCTGGGTGAAATTGCCTCGCCCGGTTGGAAGGCTGCGGAGTTTTTCCCGCCCGCTGCCCGCGTCGTGGTGTTTCAAGAAATCCTAGGACTGGCGGCTGCGCAACACGATCCGCAATTGACGCTCGCTCGTGAACATTTGCAGCAGCCACAACAGGACCGGCTGATTTACGGTCTCAGTCCCCATGCGCCCTACAGCGTGCGTCCGGCGTTGTACGCTGCGCTCGTTCAACTGGCCGTGGAACATCAATGCCCCTTGGCGGTGCACCTTGCGGAAACGCGGGCGGAGTTGGAATTGCTCAGTTCCGGCAGCGGCGAGTTTGTGGAGATGCTCCGCGAATTCGGCGTCTGGGATCCGACGGCAATCCCGACTGGATCGCGCCCAATGGATTACCTCCGCCCACTGGCGGATGCCGAGTATGCGTTGGCGATTCACGGTAATTATCTGGATGAGGAAGAAATCGCATTCCTGGCGGAGCATCCCAACATCACGGTCGTCTACTGCCCCCGCACGCACGCTTATTTCGCTCACGAACCCCATCCCTGGCGACGTCTACTGCAGGCGGGTGTCTCTGTGGCGATCGGCACCGACAGCCGCGGATCGAATCCCGATTTGAACCTGTGGCGGGAACTACAATTTTTGCGACGGACGTTTCCCGATGTCGATCCGGCGGAGTTGTTAACGCTGGGGACCAACAACGGGGCGCGGGCCTTAGGACTAGATGGCGAAATCGGCACGTTGCGGCCAGGGAAATCTGCCGACATGGCTGTTGTGGCTTTGAATGGGGCGGCGGGTGAATTGTTTGCTCCGGAAACCGAAATCACCGCCACGATGTGCGCCGGGGATTGGATCGCGCGTTAA
- a CDS encoding D-cysteine desulfhydrase family protein, producing MPRLTPDELRAAVAKLPHFPLAHTPTPLEHLPKLSKLLGGPQIYIKRDDCTGLTFGGNKTRHNELILGDAIQKQADIFVWGAGIHSNNCRQTAAACAKAGIDIHLVLGRGRPANGPDPIQGNLLLDYLVGAKVEIIEGAIGPDVDEHIMHRSREYAAAGRTVYSWDRKVVKPLAAIGYVTAMIEIAEQSAAQSFTPDAVYLCSAGSTGAGLVAGSKALGLNLPITHCAPIVWPWDTRADMARIAREAGELIGVSIDVESNDIDLSEEYIGPTGYGTSSPAGLEAISLMAREEAILLDPIYSSKAMSGLIDHIRQGRFTADQNVVFVHTGGTPALFSLNDEIMQGIGPRELE from the coding sequence ATGCCACGATTGACCCCCGATGAACTCCGTGCTGCTGTTGCGAAATTGCCGCATTTTCCGTTGGCCCATACTCCCACGCCGCTGGAGCATCTGCCGAAACTATCCAAGCTGTTGGGCGGGCCGCAGATTTATATCAAGCGGGACGACTGCACCGGCTTGACGTTTGGCGGAAATAAGACGCGGCACAATGAATTGATTCTGGGCGATGCAATTCAAAAACAGGCGGACATCTTCGTCTGGGGGGCGGGCATCCACAGCAATAACTGCCGTCAAACCGCTGCCGCCTGCGCGAAGGCGGGCATTGATATTCATCTGGTACTGGGTCGTGGTCGTCCGGCGAACGGGCCTGATCCGATTCAAGGTAATTTGTTGCTCGATTATCTGGTCGGCGCGAAGGTCGAAATTATTGAGGGCGCGATCGGTCCCGATGTCGACGAACATATCATGCACCGCAGCCGCGAATACGCAGCAGCGGGACGGACGGTGTATTCCTGGGACCGCAAAGTCGTCAAGCCATTGGCGGCGATTGGTTATGTGACCGCGATGATCGAGATCGCCGAACAGTCCGCCGCGCAATCGTTCACGCCCGATGCGGTCTACCTGTGTTCCGCCGGATCAACGGGCGCCGGCTTGGTGGCGGGGAGCAAAGCTTTGGGTTTGAATTTACCCATCACGCATTGTGCCCCAATCGTGTGGCCCTGGGACACGCGGGCCGATATGGCGCGGATTGCTCGTGAAGCGGGCGAATTGATCGGCGTTTCGATCGATGTGGAATCAAATGACATCGATCTGTCCGAAGAGTACATCGGCCCGACGGGTTACGGGACCTCTTCACCAGCCGGATTGGAAGCGATTTCACTCATGGCCCGCGAAGAAGCCATTTTGCTCGACCCGATTTACAGCAGCAAAGCGATGTCCGGCCTGATCGACCACATCCGCCAAGGCCGATTCACAGCGGATCAAAACGTGGTGTTCGTCCACACCGGCGGCACCCCGGCGCTGTTTTCGCTGAATGACGAAATCATGCAAGGCATTGGACCGCGCGAGCTGGAATAA
- a CDS encoding sugar phosphate isomerase/epimerase family protein: MSQPNRRTFLHQTARTGLALAAGATVLGQSRSAVAAEAKTGNPLAVFSKSFQDRPIPEVCRIFKEIGADGLDLTVRPGGHIAPENVAEELPAAVQAAQDAGLKVYFLTTAITEPNATAEKLLATASDLGIDRIKLGYYKYKKFGAMAQEMDAVKKQLAAVIKLAKPYGVLPCVHIHSGKSIPSHGTHLYELIKDFSPEDIGAYVDPQHMTKEGGIDGWRQGLDLLGPWIALSSMKNFAWEKTDRDKYGQQHWQTINVPVADGVCPVPKFIEALHTLGYHGVISMHSEYKGRHSFQNLDTDGCIAQTAKDIQFVRQFV, translated from the coding sequence ATGTCGCAACCCAACCGACGAACCTTTCTCCACCAAACCGCACGTACTGGGTTGGCTCTGGCGGCCGGGGCGACCGTCTTGGGACAGTCTCGTTCAGCTGTAGCAGCGGAGGCGAAGACCGGAAATCCGCTCGCCGTATTCAGCAAAAGTTTCCAGGACCGCCCGATTCCTGAAGTTTGCCGCATATTCAAAGAGATCGGCGCCGATGGTTTGGACCTGACCGTCCGGCCCGGTGGGCATATCGCTCCCGAAAACGTCGCCGAAGAATTGCCAGCAGCTGTCCAAGCGGCCCAGGATGCCGGTTTGAAGGTTTATTTTCTAACAACCGCCATCACCGAGCCAAACGCGACCGCGGAAAAGCTCTTGGCGACCGCTAGTGATTTGGGGATCGACCGCATCAAATTGGGCTACTACAAATACAAAAAATTTGGTGCAATGGCTCAGGAGATGGATGCAGTCAAAAAACAATTGGCCGCTGTCATCAAATTGGCCAAACCGTATGGCGTGCTCCCCTGCGTGCACATCCACTCAGGAAAATCAATCCCCTCGCACGGCACGCATCTGTACGAATTGATCAAAGACTTTTCCCCCGAAGACATCGGCGCCTATGTCGACCCGCAGCACATGACCAAAGAAGGGGGTATCGACGGTTGGCGGCAAGGCTTGGATTTACTCGGCCCCTGGATTGCCCTCTCCTCGATGAAGAACTTTGCCTGGGAAAAAACCGACCGAGACAAATACGGCCAACAACATTGGCAAACAATCAACGTCCCCGTCGCCGACGGCGTCTGCCCGGTTCCCAAATTCATCGAAGCTCTGCATACGCTGGGATACCACGGCGTGATTTCGATGCACAGCGAATACAAAGGCCGGCACAGTTTCCAAAATCTAGATACCGACGGCTGCATCGCCCAGACGGCCAAGGACATTCAATTCGTACGGCAGTTTGTCTGA
- a CDS encoding sialidase family protein: MKRFLYTVLTLLSLSTFVGADEPLGPAEDAQGKDAGDVIHTIFEGQSPDKLVCDTTLRAMPDGSWVMVMLGGGDKEPSPRNRIFLTRSLDQGRTWSEMQPIDFGVKKNDPNRALVPTELMVHGERCTLFFTTHDGRFGEARTWQAHSNDSCRTWSAMTPVPDPLHKASFIRNHIVTRDGRIMLPFQFYVGERFPHNPRNGVMISEDDGKTWSVHGWIRLTDNDKYRGWAENNIVELADGTISMLIRADKLGGVLYRTDSHDGGKTWPDFATKTDIPNPGSKATLYPLGGNRVAILHNPNPKQRNPLSLWISDDGMKTWPYRRVLVDSPGRLNYPDGFVSPDKEYLHFAFDDNRHRAVYVGAKLPAAD; encoded by the coding sequence ATGAAGCGGTTTCTATACACCGTGTTGACGCTACTCTCGCTTTCCACGTTCGTTGGTGCCGATGAACCGCTCGGTCCTGCGGAAGACGCGCAGGGGAAGGATGCGGGTGACGTCATCCACACCATCTTCGAGGGCCAGTCTCCCGACAAACTTGTCTGCGACACCACGCTCCGCGCGATGCCGGACGGGTCGTGGGTCATGGTGATGCTCGGTGGAGGAGACAAGGAACCGTCGCCGCGAAACCGGATCTTTCTCACCCGGAGTCTGGACCAGGGGCGAACTTGGTCGGAGATGCAGCCGATTGATTTTGGTGTCAAGAAAAATGATCCCAACCGCGCTTTGGTCCCCACTGAATTGATGGTGCACGGCGAACGCTGCACCCTGTTTTTTACAACGCATGACGGCCGTTTCGGTGAGGCGCGGACATGGCAGGCACACAGCAACGACTCTTGTCGCACTTGGTCGGCAATGACCCCCGTGCCCGATCCGTTGCATAAAGCTAGTTTCATACGGAATCACATTGTGACCCGCGACGGACGCATCATGCTGCCGTTTCAGTTTTATGTCGGAGAACGATTCCCGCACAATCCGCGCAACGGCGTGATGATCAGCGAGGACGATGGCAAAACTTGGTCCGTCCACGGATGGATTAGGCTGACCGACAATGACAAATACCGAGGCTGGGCCGAAAACAACATCGTCGAGTTGGCCGACGGTACGATTTCGATGCTGATTCGCGCCGACAAATTGGGGGGCGTCTTGTATCGCACCGACTCGCACGACGGGGGCAAGACCTGGCCCGATTTCGCCACAAAGACCGACATCCCCAATCCCGGTTCCAAAGCCACCTTGTATCCTCTCGGCGGCAACCGTGTGGCGATCTTGCACAATCCCAATCCCAAGCAGCGCAATCCCCTGTCATTGTGGATCAGCGACGACGGTATGAAAACTTGGCCGTATCGCCGTGTCCTGGTCGACTCTCCCGGCCGCTTAAATTATCCCGATGGATTCGTCAGCCCCGACAAAGAGTATTTGCATTTCGCATTTGACGACAACCGTCACCGCGCGGTGTATGTCGGTGCCAAGCTACCGGCTGCGGATTAG